The DNA window ATGAGACCACCATCTCAGTGGAGGTTTTGGTCAGTGCAGACGTACCAGCTCAGAAGATTGGAACTCTGTCCCCTGAAGTTAGGTACGTGAAGTAGCAGTAAGGTATTTGCAGCCCCCCGTTTCGATTTTCTGAGATCTCTTTGAACTCAGGTGCCTGACTTGGGAAGGTGACTGGAGCGCCGAGATCGTGGCAGTGGCTGCAGAGAGAGGCAGGAGGGGCGTTTATGGCAAGATTTTGCTCACAGTGTCCGGAGAGGTAGGAGAGGTTTAAATGACGGAAAACAAAGCTCATGTATCGAGAGTGACTAGATCCTAACAAACACGTGGATCTCATGTTTGTGTGGAAATGTGTGGTGGGACGCATCgtcacttaaaaacaaacaaacaaaaaaaaaaccccaccccccacaaacTATTCAGGCTACAGGTGATAGCATGTAAAGGACAAATATAGTTTATCTGAATCCAACTAAACCGACTCCTGTCCTGAGGAGATGCAACAAGCAACAAGCTGAAGTCTGTTCTTAATGgactttttctactcttgtatttcttttttttttttttttttttaattagtaattctcaaaaatgtttcagctgctgttaaTCAGTTTTTGGGTTTGAGTAGAGATGCATCCACACATGAACCGAGCTCTTTTGAGCCACACGTGACAATTCTAACAATTTTGAGCCATTTGTGTGACTGGTATACAATGTAACTTAATGATACATGTTAGTTTCCTCCCCCTGTGTGAAATTATAAAATAACACTTGCAGAACAGAATCACTGTCTACCATTTTCACCCTGTTATACGTAGCTTCATGGCATTTATTGTCAGTTAATCTTCATTTCTTTGTGGTAGGTTCCATTATACATCAGTGTTAGGCATTGTGTCAATATGTGAGAGATGAGGTGCGCATACACCTGGGCCGCCTGGTCAACCTTACTGTGCTGTATCTGTAGTATCAGTATAAACAGTTCAGTTTGTGGCCGATTTTGCACAGTGGTTTGTTTCTTGCAATGACTTGTCCAGCCACACGAGAACTCCAGTGTCTTCAGCAGTACCCCTTTGGTTCAAAGGAAATGCTTGTTCCCAGAAGGGCACGATGTGACCGATCCTTCCACCACATTACACCAAAGTACTGAAAATGAAACGGTGAGATAAACGGGGCCAAAATAGTTCAGTGGCAATCCACACTTTGGTTTTGATGTGTCTTAATTGTTCAGTTAATACAAAACCTTACAGATAACTTCTGAGATGTCACACCTGGGTGACAGCATGTGCTTTGCTGAGATCCAAGTGAATAAAGTTGACACCAGCGACTCCGCTGTGGAGAATAAACCTCCAGTGTGGCCTACAGTGAGTGTTATGCTTAGGTGTATattaatgtgtgcatgtgagggCAGTAACTAATGCAGGTCAGTATGCTCTGTGTGACTGAAAGGAAAAGACACCCAGGCGTACAGTCATTAGTAGGAGAGGCCAGCTCAGGTGGAGCTCTGAGGATGTGGACAGTCTCTCAGAGGACATAGACCAAGCTTCAACCCCCAAGAAGAGGAGAATGAACAGCCAAGAAGAAATGACTGTGCTCATAAAGAATGAGAACAGAGGAGGtcagagacaaaataaaaatttattatGGTTAAATCTGATTGCACAAAATGGGCTTTGACAAAGATTTCTGATTAGTTTCAGCTTGTCCGTCAAAGCGTTGGTGCCATACTGTGTGTCTGAGTGACCCTGATACTGCCATCCTCATCGGAGGGGAAACTTCAGAGCAAAAATACTGCAAGGACTCCTTGTGGAAGCTCGAGTTAGGTCAGTGGGGTTTGTTGGATGTTTGGctacatacactgctcaaaaaaaataacaattaaaaaaaataaaaggaacactAACTAGTGTAggatcaagtcagttaaacttctgggatattgatctggtcagttaagtagcacaggaggttgttaatcagtttcagcagtTTTGGTGTAAATCAAAGCAGGAATAATTTcgcaggtggaggccactgacattttcccccctcatcttttcagttttttcactactattgcatttggctagggtcagtgtcacgattggcagcatgaggtgatacctggaccctaaaGAGGAccctgaccaaacaatcagaaactgacttcatgagggtggcctgagcacctgatgtcctctagtgggtcctgtgctcacttcccagcactgtggagcccaattgccatagaataccagtcCACCCTTTGCTTTTCAcaaatgagagcaggttcaccctgagtacgtctggagaagctgtggagaatacactgcctgtaacatctttcagcatgaccggtttggtggtgggtcagtgatggtctggggaggcattcAAGGGttcacagacctctacaggctaggcaacggtaccctgactgccattaggtatcaggttGACCCACTATCAGACCCTACACTAGTGCAGTGGTTCCACCTGGTGCATGACagtgcctggcctcatgtggtgataGTATGCAggtagttcctggaggatgaaggaattgataccattgactggcccccacactcacctgacctaaatcctcTGCACCATCATCACctgctcagtgatgccctggtccagatctgggaggagatcctccaggacaccttCAGTcatctcatcaggagcatgccccaatgttgtcaaacatgcatacaagcattTGGGGGCCATGCAAACTTCTGAGtatgagttgctgcaatgaaatttttggcaaaatggactacctgcagcttcattttttcactttgattttcaggttgAATTCAACCCTCTGTAGGTTaatcatttccatcaaacaatgtggcatcctttcatccCTGACACATTACTCAGTCcgtatcagtatagatatccagcatgatttttttcccccttgagatctgatgtgtttccaaagtgttcctttaattttttttgatgaGCGTAGATCAGTTGTCTATATCCATTTCATTGGATGAAATGAAGGGCCCAGACTGAAAGTGTGTGGCAGCAGTGGAGGAAGCATTTGTACTTAATCTTTACCTGACCTCGTTttagacagtgatttctggttCCCAATGAACTCCTCTGATTCTGGACCTGAACCACCATGTGCCCGAGGACACAGTGCAACCTATGACCCAGACTCCAAAGCAGTCTTTGTTTACGGTGGCCTGAGGGAGGGTCAGCGTTACACGGAGCTGTACATCCTTAATACTCTGACCTGGAAGTGGAAGCTTGTCAATGTGGGTTTGTTGTTAACATTTTGTGTTTCCACATTCCTGAAAagaatgcatgtgtgaatgaaatGGGCTGTTTACTTGCCTTTTTATTGCTGTATTTGTGGATATTTTCTGTCCTTAAGGCAAAAGGGAATGTTCCAAATTTGGCATATCACTCTGCAGCCTTTTACAAAAAAGAGCTTTTTGTCTTTGGCGGAGTTCAGTCAAGCCATTCTTCAGGGGATAAATCCTGCAGTAATGCTCTATACATCTTCAACCCAGAGTTTGAACTCTGGTACCAGCCCATTGTGGAGGGGGACAGACCTCTGCCTCGGTTTGGGTCAGTCTTAGATAAACTTATTTTACCTTAAATGCCATCTTAATTTTCCTGAATGCTAATTCTCTGCTTATTGAACAGGCACACGGCTACACTTCTGTCTCAGAAGTTGATCATATTTGGTGGACGCAAGACTGCTGCCTACTTTAATGACCTCCATGTGTTAGATCTGGGTAAGATGAAGATTCACTGACTGCCTTAGATAGAAACTGAGTGACCAGGATTGCACTGATCTTTGTTTTCTCTACTGAGTGAAGGATTCATGGAGTACACAGCTGTGAAGAGTGGGAACATGCCACCACTGCCTCGAGGGTGAGTAAATGAATCAACCTTGAtaaatgtcatccatgtagCCATCTGGTTTTAGCATCCTTGGGTATCTCAGAAAGAGATTTAATGTAGTTTAACAATAAATGTATCTAAGTGAGATTATTCTATCTTTGGGCAGTGCTTGagttcctcttttcttttaattgaacataatacacatttaaaaacacgtAAAGACTGACTATAATAATGGTACAGATGAACCCccctttttatatttaaatgaacaGATTTCATGCAGCACTCCCAGTTTCAGACAATAAAATTTTAGTCAGTGGAGGCTGCAGTGCAATCGGAGTTCTGCAGGATGTACACGTCTTTAATACAGGTGAGTACTTATTCCAGtgttttgacatttaaaaataatgtgtgtTCAAGTTTgggtcagtgttttttttttggcactaaGCATCAGTGGGAATGAAATCAGCTGCTTTTGATCAAGCATCCTTTCTTTTCTTCGTCAGATACCAATATGTGGAGTTCACTGGCATGTCCACTGCTTTGCTCCAAGCCTCGTGCTGGACACAGCATGATACTTTTGGGCAGCACTATGCTAAGAGACACCGAGACACCTGGACAGggtaaaaatgtcaaaatccaGTGTGCATTGCTGGTGTTTGGTGGCTCAGACTGCTCCGGCTCCTTCTACAATGACACAGTCAAATGCACAGTGGAGATTCCTGTTGACGAATGATGTGATCTGATGTGAGAAAAGAGCATTTTGTGTGGAAGAGtaattctgctttgttttttctctcatcgatatatatttttgtgtgtgtgcgcgtgtgttcaCTGTGattctttttgtttattgtatGAGTCTTCAGTAATCACCATCCAGGCAATGTTCCACTTTGCATAGCAAATATGAGCAGCATGTTTTACACATTATTGCCCTTCACCCCTTCTCCATGGATCTGTATGAATTTAAACGCAAATTAAAGTCAAAGTTTAATTTCATGCTAAAATACTAATAaatggttttttttaaatttgaagtTTCCTTGTTGTTTAAAGTAACTGCACTGGAACAGTGGcttttgaagcattttattTAACAGTGTACAAAGAAACTGATGTTATTTTAAGCACGCAGATCAACAGGTGTATCTGGTTGGCGTGATGGGTGGCTCACTTGGAAAGCTTCAATCTCAAGTAAGGCTTCATTTAACCTTTTGATGGTTGGATACTTCCCAACGTCCACTTTGAACCTGTGGAGATAAAAAGCACAACGGTGATGCTTCTCTGTATAGGCTGTTTAGACTGTGCTCATGCCTCTTGATGCAAACAATGATAATACTTGGCTGATCTGTAATGCTAACTAATGTAACTACATACTTTCTTTGGTTGGTGGATGTAGACGATAGACAAAAATTAGTTCCTGCGTGGAATAGTGCAGGAATACTGCTGGAaagagatgctgctgctgctactaaGCTTTAAATGTATGTGAAAGCTCAGCATCTCTTTCCAGCAGGTTTTGGTGCTTTGAGCGCCACAAAGCTAGTGCCATCTGGTTCCATTATATTTAAAAGAAGGCAGGCATTGCTGGAGCCATATCTCCAATTCTGGTCAGCTCACACAAAACAAAGTGATATATAGCACTACATGCCAGAGGGAAAATATGTAAATTGGATTTTGTGGAGAACTGTTTGCATTAAAGTGGCACTTCTATTGCAGTTTTTATGAAATGTCTCATAGCCTACCTCTCTGCATTGTAGACTTGTGGGACCAGACAGATGTCTGCCATGGAAATCTAAAAGAGAAtcagaaagtaaaattaaaaaacaaacaaacaaaaaaaaacagtgctgtAATTCACCCAGCTGCTATATGACATTCATGATCTTACCTCATCACCTACACAGTATTTCCCTGCCGTTCGCTTAAGAATTGGCTCGAGAGCTGGGGGATAATGACATGAGCGTGTAAATCAATTTAGAAAATTTGCCTTGTGATGAAAATAACTCCAATGTAtagagcaggggtgtcaaacatagGGCCTGTGGGCCAGAACTGGTTCACCCACTGAATGACTTTGAAAAGCGTAAATATTAGGACAGAAATTTTAGAagtttgtttctgtatttttactgtattttataaCATTGTCaattttaaaagcctccctgcCTGTGACGTTACAGTGAAATAAGATGGTTAAGCTAAGGAGTCACGCTTTGTAAGAATGCACTTATCCTTATTTACACTAAAACAAAGGGAAGGTGAAAGGTTTTTGGTCTGTATGTGGCCCATGAGCTAAAAATGAGTTTGCTACAGAAGAGAGGCTTCCACCTACCTTGAAAACCACGGTCAATGAAGTGCTGAGCCCACTGCATCTTCTCTGCTCCTATTTTCTGGATTACATACAAATTCTGAAACAACCAAGAATAAATAATGATAAAGCTACTGGTTTTGCAGGTTGTCAGTGACATGcaggctttaatttttttgtaaaccAGAGTAGATATTTGAACTGAAGGTTTCATAGTTTGTGTTCTGCTCACCTGCAGGGGCTGTATACCCGAGGCAATGAGGTCACTTATCATCCTGACCTGGGCGCGTGCCTTTGGGTCTgctggaagaagaggaggtCCTGGTCTGGTCTCGTCGATGTACTGGATCACTGCCAACtacatgaggggaaaaaaaaaacaaaacgctgTCGGTAAAGGTAGTAAAATAAGATAATTATGGTGAGATGAAAGCAGACTCACTGACTGAGAGAGAGTGATGCCATCAATCTCCACTGCAGGCACTTGTTGCATGGAGTTTAGTGCTTTGTAGTCCTCTGTAAGCTTTGGCACAGACTGTTATCAGACTAGCACATGATTTCAAAACGTGCATGAATCTATTGTTCATTTCAGGCAGTACTATGCTAAGACACTTCATATTATTTCAGCATGTCTTGACTTTCTTAGGCAAACAATCACGTACAAACTATCATGTTTGCTTTCATATGGGTTGAGTGTATTTGCACACTACCTGCTGCCCTCCATCTTTGATCAGATTGACTGGAACCTGGTCATAGTCAACACCTTTCAGAGCAAAGGCTGGTGCACAAAAAAGTTAATTATCTTAGTAATATATTTCTGTAAGTAAGCAGAATAATCCTAAGGCATGACTTACCAATGCGAACCCTCCAGGAGCAGGAGCTTCTGAAGTATCCATGAAGTATGGGCTgcatagaaaacagaaaatagtcAGTTTAAAATTAAAGCCAGTTATGCTTTGTAGTCTTGTACGCTGGGTTCACCTTGGTCTGGGTTGCCATAGTTCACATAGATTTCCCTCGACTAGACTGGATCAGCTATTgcaagtagttttttttttttttttttttttttttaaccaaatctCATCCACTTCGAGCAGCCAATAGGGTGTGCTCCCTAAACTCCCTCCTACCTACTCTTTGGTCCATGACTAAGCACCATTTGGGCTTCATATGGTTCAAATTAACCAGCTGATGCACAGATACTTCGCATACAGCCAGCAGTAACAGTGATATTACAGTACCTTAGCGAGGCAAACTAACGACAGGCGCATTGTCGTGGCTGTGATAACACTTTAATTTTTGGGATGAGCGCCACTGTTGAAAGATCACAAACACTTCACAGCAAAGTCCCACTTTGTTGATCGTCGCATGTGGATACAGCTCTGCGGGGACACATTTCCTGGCAAATTGGGGACTGACTTGTTTTATTAGCCAATAGTCAATAGAGTTCCGCGGGTTGATCCAAAAACTCGTCCCGTGATTGGACAGAAGGCGCTCCCGATTGGCCAATCACGCTGCGCTATTGATGGACGTGCGAATTTGGAACGTATAGGAAGCCTCGGATTTCCACGGAGCCCGCCCACAGGTAATTCATTTCTCTGAGGTGGAAAGCTGAATGCGCTCTTCTGCTGGTCACCTGCCGAGTGGGTCAAATCAGTTCGGCCTAGCACGTAATATCCTAGCATGGCGTCAACAGCTCTAAGATCAGCGGTCAGGACGAAGGTGAGATTTAACGCTTTCAAACTCATCTCAGGTGCAGGTGGTGCAAACTGGTCAGCTCTGATTGTTGACAGTGTCCTGCAGGAGCGATGTGTACACATTACTTTACAGACTGGGGTTACCGTCTTTCCTCAGTTCAAAGatattaagattaaaaaaatgaatcatcTTATGCCTTCAAAGCTGATTTATAACATGCAGAAAGTTGTTCTACTTCTGTTCAGTGCAGTTGCATTTAAGTGCAAAGAAATCTAACCGTGCACCTACAGGCTGGACTGCATTCATTCTTGACTTTGTCCCCTTTTCACAACTCAGTAGTTGCACATTAATCTAATCGGCCAGCAGGCTGCAACTGGCACCAGCTGGTTGAGTGCTATTCAGCTACAAAATATGCAAACCAAACTTCCCATCGTACTTCTTGAATGGATAAATACTACAATATTTACTGCATTTGATGATTTGACTCCCTGCTGTGCTTCTTTCCCAGGTTCCATTCAGAGTCAGCCGCCTGTGCTACTCCTCCTCAGtagtgagtggttgtctgtaaTTGTTAATTTGGTAACCCATTTGACACCAAATATCATTCATAGATAATCATCCCACCGAGTAAATGCAGATGTGTTTCCCCACAGCCCACCACCAAGCTGTTTATTGATGGGAAGTTTGTTGAATCCAAGTCCTCGGAATGGCTGGATATTCACAACCCTGTAAGTACTTCCTTTTGCCTGAACTAATAATGCAATATTTCTTGGCAGCATCTACATGATGAGTTGGGTATATACTGTCGTAGCAGAGGCTGCTCAGGGTTAATAGCTGGCTCACTTGCTTACATTAACGTTTAGATTCAGCATTGGTGAATGAGCAGATTCACAGTATAATTTAGCActtgtttttaatgtaaaaatgaatCTCTAGCATATTAATGatcaccacttttttttttttttttttttcttccccccacAGGCCACAAATGAGGTGATTGCCTGCGTGCCCAAAGCCACCCAGGAGGAGATGCTGGCTGCTGTAGACTCATGCTCCAGAT is part of the Archocentrus centrarchus isolate MPI-CPG fArcCen1 chromosome 22, fArcCen1, whole genome shotgun sequence genome and encodes:
- the gstz1 gene encoding maleylacetoacetate isomerase isoform X1; protein product: MRLSLVCLAKPILHGYFRSSCSWRVRIAFALKGVDYDQVPVNLIKDGGQQLTEDYKALNSMQQVPAVEIDGITLSQSLAVIQYIDETRPGPPLLPADPKARAQVRMISDLIASGIQPLQNLYVIQKIGAEKMQWAQHFIDRGFQALEPILKRTAGKYCVGDEISMADICLVPQVYNAERFKVDVGKYPTIKRLNEALLEIEAFQVSHPSRQPDTPVDLRA
- the gstz1 gene encoding maleylacetoacetate isomerase isoform X2, coding for MATQTKPILHGYFRSSCSWRVRIAFALKGVDYDQVPVNLIKDGGQQLTEDYKALNSMQQVPAVEIDGITLSQSLAVIQYIDETRPGPPLLPADPKARAQVRMISDLIASGIQPLQNLYVIQKIGAEKMQWAQHFIDRGFQALEPILKRTAGKYCVGDEISMADICLVPQVYNAERFKVDVGKYPTIKRLNEALLEIEAFQVSHPSRQPDTPVDLRA
- the LOC115773010 gene encoding acyl-CoA-binding domain-containing protein 4, with the translated sequence MGRLSFYVLWSLRDAPRQFISKSDRRHFQVHIPLPLPKQLVIFGLGQWEYNETTISVEVLVSADVPAQKIGTLSPEVRCLTWEGDWSAEIVAVAAERGRRGVYGKILLTVSGEPHENSSVFSSTPLVQRKCLFPEGHDVTDPSTTLHQSTENETITSEMSHLGDSMCFAEIQVNKVDTSDSAVENKPPVWPTEKTPRRTVISRRGQLRWSSEDVDSLSEDIDQASTPKKRRMNSQEEMTVLIKNENRGVSACPSKRWCHTVCLSDPDTAILIGGETSEQKYCKDSLWKLELDSDFWFPMNSSDSGPEPPCARGHSATYDPDSKAVFVYGGLREGQRYTELYILNTLTWKWKLVNAKGNVPNLAYHSAAFYKKELFVFGGVQSSHSSGDKSCSNALYIFNPEFELWYQPIVEGDRPLPRFGHTATLLSQKLIIFGGRKTAAYFNDLHVLDLGFMEYTAVKSGNMPPLPRGFHAALPVSDNKILVSGGCSAIGVLQDVHVFNTDTNMWSSLACPLLCSKPRAGHSMILLGSTMLRDTETPGQGKNVKIQCALLVFGGSDCSGSFYNDTVKCTVEIPVDE